The Fusarium musae strain F31 chromosome 10, whole genome shotgun sequence genome window below encodes:
- a CDS encoding hypothetical protein (CAZy:GH28): protein MTKLGFALIAALAGSAIAVPAPAVTQAPDVHAYAKRATSCTFSGSDGASKASKSQAACATIVLNNVAVPSGETLDLSKLKDNTKVIFKGTTTWGYKEWKGPLMKISGNKITVEGSGAVLNAGGEKYWDGKGGNSGITKPKFFAAHKLTDSKINNLYVKNTPVQAVSINGVNGLTINQFTLDNKDGDSKGGHNTDAFDIGSSTGVTITGAKVYNQDDCVAVNSGKNIIFQNGYCHGGHGLSIGSVGGRDDNIVDNVQFLNSQVVNSANGIRVKTMKNTTGKVNKVTYSDITLSGITKYGILIEQNYDGGDLHGEPTSGLPITGLTLKNIKGKNGVSSSGKNAAIVCGSSGCKNWTWQNVQVTGGKKYDSCKNVPSVASC from the exons ATGACTAAACTCGGCTTCGCTCTCATCGCTGCCTTGGCCGGCAGCGCCATCGCCGTCCCCGCCCCAGCAGTAACCCAAGCCCCGGACGTCCACGCCTACGCCAAGCGCGCCACATCCTGCACATTCTCCGGCTCCGACGGCGCCTCCAAGGCCAGCAAGTCGCAGGCCGCGTGCGCCACCATCGTCCTCAACAACGTCGCCGTCCCCAGCGGCGAGACCCTGGACCtcagcaagctcaaggaCAACACCAAGGTCATCTTCAAGGGAACCACTACCTGGGGGTACAAGGAGTGGAAGGGTCCTCTGATGAAGATCTCTGGAAACAAGATTACTGTTGAGGGCTCTGGTGCTGTGCTTAATGCTGGTGGTGAGAAGTATTGGGATGGAAAGGGAGGAAACAGTGGCATTACTAAGCCCAAGTTCTTTGCGGCGCATAAGCTTACTGACTCCAAGATTAACAATCTTTATGTCAAGAACACTCCTGTTCAGGCTGTGAGCATCAACGGTGTTAATGGTCTTACTATCAATCAGTTCACTCTTGATAACAAGGATGGTGACTCCAAGGGCGGCCACAACACTGATGCTTTTGACATCGGTTCTTCCACTGGTGTTACCATCACCGGAGCCAAGGTCTACAACCAGGATGATTGTGTTGCCGTCAACTCCGGAAAG aacatcatcttccaaaACGGCTACTGCCACGGCGGCCACGGTCTCTCCATCGGCAGTGTCGGCGGCCGCGACGACAATATCGTCGACAACGTGCAATTCCTAAACTCCCAAGTCGTCAACTCCGCCAACGGCATCCGCGTCAAGACCATGAAGAATACCACCGGCAAGGTCAACAAGGTCACATACTCCGACATCACCCTCTCAGGCATCACCAAGTACGGCATCCTCATCGAGCAGAACTACGACGGCGGTGATCTCCACGGCGAGCCCACCAGCGGTCTTCCCATCACCGGCCTCAccctcaagaacatcaagggTAAGAATGGTGTTTCGTCCAGCGGCAAGAATGCTGCTATTGTTTGTGGAAGCTCGGGCTGCAAGAACTGGACTTGGCAGAATGTTCAGGTCACTGGTGGTAAGAAGTATGATAGCTGCAAAAACGTTCCCAGCGTCGCTTCTTGTTAA
- a CDS encoding hypothetical protein (EggNog:ENOG41), which yields MELCYGSRSFPQLIDLPGAWRGNQFSDESEYVYHLSIEEVKEIENALFHFKALGLDGDLICRQNFPLPTVGKRLDRIRLDVHEGKGFGLVRGLNPSDYSAEDLTMMYLGFQSYIANLRGRQDKMGNMLVHIIADKSSETSRQHHRHSTSEITFHNEESGDIISWLTRSTAASGGRCIIASGYAVYNILNRYHPASIRQLSQPKWVFANQEGYPRPIFFYHRNRIMLNFGRVPLIGNAIHPRPAHLPRISMKQLKALEDIEHAATEVQLEIGTKPGDIHFINNLFILHKRDSFEDGDGVGEKRHLVRMRLRDDELGWSLPESLRQEWADAFGAGSDKLWHVDPMPEGYFPLRSYPN from the exons ATGGAGTTGTGTTACGGATCAAGATCATTCCCTCAGTTGATCGATCTCCCTGGTGCCTGGCGCGGGAACCAGTTCTCCGACGAGTCAGAGTACGTATACCATCTCAGCATCGAGGAAGTTAAGGAAATAGAGAACGCTCTTTTCCACTTCAAAG CCCTCGGCCTAGATGGGGACTTGATCTGCCGACAGAATTTCCCACTTCCGACAGTTGGGAAAAGGCTTGATCGTATACGGCTAGATGTCCATGAGGGAAAGGGTTTTGGTTTGGTTCGGGGATTGAACCCCTCTGACTATTCCGCTGAGGACTTGACGATGATGTACCTCGGCTTTCAGTCGTATATCGCCAACCTTCGAGGTCGGCAGGATAAGATGGGGAACATGTTGG TCCATATCATAGCCGACAAGTCTTCCGAAACTTCTAggcagcatcatcgtcactcgACATCTGAAATC ACGTTTCATAACGAGGAGTCTGGAGACATTATCAGCTGGCTGACACGGAGTACAGCAGCCTCAGGCGGGAGATGCATCATCGCTTCAGGATATGCGGTATATAACATCCTGAATCGATATCACCCCGCATCTATCCGCCAGCTTTCTCAGCCAAAATGGGTTTTTGCAAA CCAAGAAGGATATCCCAGACCGATATTCTTCTACCACCGTAACCGGATCATGCTCAACTTCGGCCGAGTCCCACTAATCGGCAATGCGATCCATCCGCGCCCAGCTCATCTACCACGAATTTCCATGAAACAGCTCAAAGCTTTGGAAGACATTGAACACGCAGCTACAGAGGTTCAGTTGGAGATCGGAACCAAGCCCGGTGATATTCActtcatcaacaatctcTTCATTCTGCACAAGCGTGATAGCtttgaggatggcgatggagttGGCGAGAAGAGGCATTTGGTTCGGATGAGGCTTCGGGATGATGAGCTGGGCTGGAGTCTACCGGAGAGTCTGAGACAGGAGTGGGCAGATGCGTTTGGGGCAGGTTCAGATAAGCTTTGGCATGTTGACCCTATGCCAGAAGGATACTTTCCCTTGAGGTCGTATCCGAATTAG
- a CDS encoding hypothetical protein (EggNog:ENOG41), with translation MVVSFRETISAKLKELDQTLDLETASASQVVEAVRRSGLQSFFLEWEESFNAWQTKTGCAERLLLSDVTKEGAIYQAGVWATDPSDIAKAFDASEQYGNELKKLYHIYPDRPSSCKTGALDFINDYKYLLPVQLLEKAFKDANKYAFRCLVDEANPWQPSSGAHHAVDLVLLFGGFDLSFAPSAERVGQAMREAWIKFIAGEEPWPEAAEKYHGFGPHGTLKTLEDWEVQSRRRIGLAEKLSEMESSLLDKTSRGLAAGKVSLLN, from the exons ATGGTAGTAAGTTTTCGGGAAACGATTTCCGCGAAGCTGAAGGAACTGGACCAAACGCTAGACCTGGAAACTGCATCTGCAAGTCAGGTTGTCGAGGCAGTCAGACGATCTGGTCTACAGTCGTTTTTCCTCGAATGGGAAGAATCCTTTAATGCTTGGCAGACCAAGACGGGCTGTGCAGAGAGATTACTCCTCAGTGATGTAACGAAAGAG GGAGCCATTTACCAAGCTGGAGTATGGGCAACAGATCCCAGCGATATAGCGAAAGCTTTTGATGCTTCTGAGCAATATGGcaacgagctcaagaagTTGTATCATATCTACCCCGATCGACCTTCATCTTGCAAAACTGGGGCGCTAGACTTCATCAACGACTACAAGTACCTGCTACCAGTTCAGCTCCTCGAGAAAGCCTTCAAGGATGCAAACAAGTATGCTTTCAGATGCCTGGTAGACGAGGCAAATCCATGGCAGCCGTCAAGCGGCGCTCATCACGCCGTCGACCTCGTTCTCTTGTTTGGAGGCTTTGATCTGAGTTTTGCGCCTAGTGCTGAGCGCGTTGGCCAGGCTATGCGCGAGGCGTGGATCAAGTTTATTGCTGGGGAAGAACCGTGGCCTGAGGCAGCGGAAAAGTATCATGGGTTTGGTCCCCATGGGACTTTAAAGACTCTTGAAGACTGGGAGGTTCAGTCACGGAGGCGCATTGGGCTGGCGGAGAAGTTGAGTGAGATGGAGAGTTCCCTGCTGGATAAGACATCTCGTGGGCTCGCGGCTGGGAAAGTGAGTCTGTTGAATTAA
- a CDS encoding hypothetical protein (EggNog:ENOG41), with the protein MDQLSPSSSSSPNRSQAQKRRPRKPLNCDPCRHSKLKCDRGLPCATCLKRGWQDSCAYGSNFTGPQKRRRTRLEVVDPVPQQQIQVQSVEVTETVSSPSSTPEPIQQRWDHILRRPSVERSVIPDSPNPTVTLSFGPCVPITELLALLPPTSVTEYLACRYFGTLSSLFHILHGPTFQTQYLEFLETPEKTSLSWLAVLFAIISLTLKTIEPTDAGLVVLWQDTTIPRDLSVLSQKYRNAAMTALSQDQFLVRHNLSTLEALLILVHMISHNEGPEYGWALLGSALNIAIALRCHTDIEGPNCIEQERRRRCWAGILIIHTYQALCFRDIDLTFLLNMKATMPAWVNDKDIQEHSIKQSPKDSPCEFTDTSLLKFQVRLFQLSTQICSHISGDDKLNTTVLHQYDTAVAKEQLQWDAAYLVNGRRSILNTAGYAHWCMLQTYAHQLYLLLHRPFHSSKASHFRAESRDKCIKSGLALLDVHHQFYELPRLKCYRWLVKGAISCNALHGAVALTSCMLDMPDTSDLTEHISAVDAAITRMEALKMKSPACSSVYRVIRCLRSYLSKRDPAPTFLPEDVELRFEDWATNVDWFRPDGIDWELWDSAYITPQTDDATTIMT; encoded by the exons ATGGACCAACTAAGTCCGAGCAGCTCTAGTTCCCCAAACCGCAGCCAAGCCCAGAAGCGCCGCCCCAGAAAGCCCTTGAACTGCGATCCCTGCAGACACTCTAAGCTTAAATGCGACCGGGGATTACCGTGCGCTACATGCCTCAAACGAGGCTGGCAGGACTCTTGCGCTTATGGCTCAAACTTTACTGGACCGCAGAAGCGAAGGAGGACTAgacttgaggttgttgatccggtgcctcagcagcagatACAGGTTCAGTCTGTGGAGGTAACAGAGACAGTGTCATCTCCGAGTTCGACGCCTGAGCCGATACAGCAGCGATGGGATCATATTCTGCGTCGGCCATCTGTTGAGAGGAGTGTTATACCAGATTCACCGAATCCAACTGTTACGTTGTCCTTTGGGCCTTGCGTTCCAATCACTGAACTGCTTGCGCTTTTACCGCCGACTTCAGTGACGGAGTATTTGGCTTGCCGCTATTTCGGAACACTCTCATCGCTGTTCCATATTCTGCATGGTCCTACATTCCAGACGCAGTACTTGGAGTTCCTTGAAACCCCAGAGAAAACAAGTTTATCGTGGTTGGCTGTTCTCTTCGCTATCATCTCGTTGACGCTTAAGACCATTGAGCCAACCGATGCTGGCCTCGTTGTGTTATGGCAGGACACCACAATCCCTCGCGACCTGTCAGTTCTATCACAGAAGTATCGAAATGCGGCAATGACGGCCCTTTCGCAAGATCAGTTCTTGGTCCGCCATAACCTAAGCACGCTCGaggctcttctcatcctggTTCATATGATCTCGCATAACGAAGGACCAGAGTATGGCTGGGCACTTCTCGGCAGTGCCCTCAACATCGCCATTGCTCTGCGCTGCCACACGGACATCGAAGGACCTAATTGTATCGAGCAAGAGCGTCGCCGACGTTGCTGGGCCGGTATCCTGATCATCCACACCTATCAAGCTCTCTGCTTCAGAGACATCGACCTCACGTTCCTGCTGAACATGAAAGCCACAATGCCGGCATGGGTCAACGACAAAGATATCCAAGAACACAGTATAAAGCAATCGCCCAAGGATTCACCTTGTGAGTTCACTGATACGTCACTCCTCAAATTCCAAGTCCGACTATTTCAGCTTTCGACGCAAATTTGCTCACATATCTCTGGCGACGACAAACTCAACACAACAGTTTTGCATCAGTATGATACAGCTGTAGCGAAAGAGCAATTACAGTGGGATGCTGCATATCTCGTCAACGGTCGCCGGAGTATTCTTAATACAGCAGGCTATGCGCATTGGTGTATGCTCCAAACCTACGCTCATCAACTGtaccttctcctccatcgaCCGTTTCACAGCTCCAAGGCGAGCCATTTCCGCGCTGAATCGCGGGACAAGTGCATCAAGTCCGGCCTCGCATTACTTGATGTCCATCACCAATTCTACGAACTACCGCGATTAAAATGCTATCGCTGGCTCGTCAAGGGCGCTATTAGCTGTAATGCACTTCACGGAGCTGTGGCGTTGACTTCATGTATGCTGGACATGCCTGATACCTCTGATTTGACGGAGCATATATCTGCCGTTGATGCTGCTATAACGAGAATGGAAGCGCTCAAAATGAAGAGTCCAGCTTGTTCGAGTGTTTATCGCGTTATTCGTTGTCTTCG ATCTTATCTTTCGAAGCGAGACCCTGCACCGACCTTCTTgcctgaagatgttgagctaAGGTTCGAGGATTGGGCTACAAATGTTGACTGGTTTAGGCCCGATGGAATTGACTGG GAACTCTGGGACTCGGCTTACATCACTCCACAAACTGACGATGCCACGACTATTATGACTTGA
- a CDS encoding hypothetical protein (EggNog:ENOG41), translated as MHVYVHSANPWLDGHVQECIKRHVPGAICHKNFTDIPEDADTVYQLLNGWELNHHFAVLNRAKYGLLNAYPNSDALARKDHMASVVDYWITKRPESVLKGHSPATVKLSLDYSEYVEDALAAADDLTLLYSLEDNEAKDASERDWWILKPAMIDCGHGIRIFSTIEELAGNLELAADISEEDEESEEDAETPDTKFESDDSTEGFKPSLSAPGLDSLDALITATGKLSVQGSNKIQDLVIDENERIPSALLREFVAQQYIVDIPPIDGRKWHVRAYVLSVGRLKVHVFNEMLALLALDDYEPPWKNPSLKSSLTNTALQDEEEFTSKESMRDFWKIDDDLLPGDWKKRVFDQACRISGELLRAAAHTMADKFTPLDKCFELFAIDFLIDSKGTAWLLEVNETPAFYEQGYAGELAQRLMESLICVTLEHMGMADMQSERNVEARGRMVEVLDATKELAKSNITEILPGAL; from the coding sequence ATGCACGTTTATGTTCACAGCGCCAACCCTTGGCTGGATGGCCATGTCCAAGAATGTATCAAGCGACATGTGCCAGGTGCCATCTGCCATAAGAACTTCACCGATATTCCAGAGGATGCGGATACTGTATACCAGCTTCTTAACGGATGGGAACTTAACCATCACTTCGCGGTACTGAACAGAGCTAAATATGGACTTCTCAACGCGTACCCCAACAGCGATGCGTTGGCTCGAAAAGATCACATGGCAAGCGTCGTGGATTACTGGATCACGAAAAGACCCGAAAGCGTTCTCAAGGGCCATAGTCCCGCGACTGTGAAATTGTCTCTCGACTATAGCGAGTATGTTGAGGATGCCCTGGCTGCCGCCGATGATTTGACTTTACTGTACTCGCTTGAAGATAACGAAGCAAAGGACGCGTCGGAACGAGATTGGTGGATTTTGAAGCCTGCCATGATTGATTGCGGTCATGGCATCCGAATATTCAGCACCATTGAGGAGTTAGCGGGTAACCTCGAACTTGCTGCCGATATttccgaggaggatgaagagagcgAGGAAGACGCTGAAACGCCGGATACCAAGTTCGAAAGCGACGATAGCACTGAGGGTTTCAAGCCAAGTTTGTCGGCACCAGGGCTAGATTCGCTAGATGCCCTTATCACAGCCACTGGGAAACTTTCCGTCCAGGGAAGCAATAAGATACAGGATCTGGTCATCGACGAGAATGAACGCATTCCATCAGCTCTTCTACGAGAATTTGTTGCACAGCAATACATCGTTGACATTCCACCGATCGATGGTCGAAAGTGGCACGTTAGAGCATACGTTCTCTCCGTCGGCCGTCTAAAAGTACACGTCTTCAACGAAATGCTCGCTTTACTAGCCCTTGATGACTACGAGCCTCCGTGGAAGAACCCCAGTCTTAAATCATCTTTGACCAACACCGCCCTCCAGGACGAAGAGGAGTTCACCAGCAAAGAATCCATGCGGGACTTTTGGAAGATTGACGATGATCTACTCCCAGGCGATTGGAAGAAAAGGGTCTTCGACCAAGCTTGTCGAATATCAGGAGAGTTACTCCGTGCAGCCGCTCACACAATGGCTGATAAGTTCACACCACTGGATAAGTGCTTTGAGCTCTTCGCCATTGACTTCCTGATCGATTCGAAAGGAACAGCGTGGTTGTTGGAAGTCAATGAAACGCCGGCGTTCTACGAACAAGGCTACGCAGGCGAACTTGCGCAGCGACTTATGGAGTCGTTGATCTGTGTGACGTTGGAGCACATGGGAATGGCTGATATGCAGAGTGAGAGGAATGTAGAGGCGAGGGGGAGGATGGTGGAGGTTTTGGATGCGACCAAGGAGTTGGCGAAGAGCAATATTACGGAGATTCTGCCGGGTGCTTTATAG
- a CDS encoding hypothetical protein (EggNog:ENOG41), with protein sequence MVLEAYTYVFAIGSCFALLEAYNNGANDVANAWATSVSSRSVTYRGAMVLCCIFELLGALAVGARTASTIKNGIIPMESFRDNAGVQLLAFACASAGASIWVMWCTKHNAHVSSTYSLISSLAGVGIATVGASKVEWGWNGGQGLGAIFAGLGMAPAIAGCFAAIIFSLVKFVVHVRKNPVPWAVWTSPFFFLIAGTICTLSIVYKGSPRLGLASKPAWYIASVTLGVGFGLFILSAIFFVPFVHAVVIKKDYTLRWWDAVQGPLLFKRPAPPDAENARVPNYAVIQHGPEEDDVSVSQESEDPNPKKINDDEITPAAAPSSEVNEKHHLNLSESTQEDYQKMLKKAEEKHHANLRKGKGPLGWAMRTLHANPIGAGSIHETHNLIAFVKRIPAQIVVALLYGAHYDIHTAQMGIEATPEGRRMARVYEHAPKYPNEVEYLYSFVQVITACTASFAHGANDVGNAVGVWAGMYAAWHSGKPAEKKAEVPLWQIGIVAATICIGFITYGYNIMKVMGNKITYHSPSRGSSMEMGAAITVLVFSQYKLPVSTSMCITGATVGVGLCNGSLKAVNWKRVFLLVFSWIMTIPIAGLIGGCLMGLALNAPHF encoded by the exons ATGGTTCTCGAGGCTTATACTTACGTCTTTGCCATTGGCAGTTGCTTCGCTCTGCTTGAGGCCTACAACAACGGTGCCA ACGATGTCGCCAACGCTTGGGCTACCAGCGTCTCATCGCGCTCCGTCACATACCGAGGAGCCATGGTTCTCTGCTGTATCTTCGAACTCCTCGGCGCCCTAGCAGTCGGCGCCCGAACCGCCTCGACAATCAAGAACGGCATCATCCCCATGGAGTCCTTCCGCGACAACGCCGGTGTCCAGCTCCTTGCCTTCGCCTGTGCCTCGGCCGGTGCTTCCATCTGGGTCATGTGGTGCACCAAGCACAACGCCCACGTCTCCTCCACATACTCGCTCATCTCGTCGCTCGCTGGTGTCGGTATCGCTACTGTTGGTGCTAGCAAGGTCGAGTGGGGCTGGAACGGTGGTCAGGGTCTCGGTGCCATCTTTGCTGGTCTCGGTATGGCTCCTGCTATTGCTGGTTGCTTtgctgccatcatcttctccctCGTCAAGTTTGTCGTCCACGTCCGAAAGAACCCTGTTCCTTGGGCTGTCTGGacctctcccttcttcttcctcattgcCGGTACCATCTGCACTCTCTCCATCGTCTATAAGGGATCTCCCCGTCTTGGACTCGCTTCAAAGCCTGCTTGGTACATCGCCTCCGTCACTCTTGGTGTCGGATTcggtctcttcatcctctctgccatcttcttcgtccccTTCGTCCACGCCGtcgtcatcaagaaggactaCACTCTCCGCTGGTGGGATGCCGTCCAGGGTCCTCTCCTGTTCAAGCGCCCCGCTCCTCCTGATGCTGAGAACGCTCGTGTCCCCAACTACGCCGTCATTCAGCACGGCcccgaggaggatgatgtcTCTGTCTCCCAAGAGTCTGAGGACCCCAaccccaagaagatcaacgacGATGAGATTACCCCCGCCGCTGCCCCCAGCTCTGAGGTCAACGAGAAGCACCACCTCAACCTTTCCGAGTCTACCCAGGAGGATTACCAGAAGATGCTtaagaaggctgaggagaagcacCACGCCAACCTCCGTAAGGGCAAGGGACCTCTCGGCTGGGCCATGCGCACTCTCCACGCCAACCCCATCGGTGCCGGTTCCATCCACGAGACTCACAACCTGATCGCCTTTGTCAAGCGCATCCCCGCTCAGATCGTCGTCGCTCTTCTCTACGGTGCTCACTACGACATTCACACTGCTCAGATGGGTATTGAGGCCACTCCCGAGGGTCGTCGTATGGCCCGTGTCTACGAGCATGCTCCCAAGTACCCCAACGAGGTCGAGTACCTGTACTCTTTCGTCCAGGTCATCACCGCGTGCACTGCTTCTTTCGCTCACGGCGCCAACGATGTCGGTAATGCTGTCGGTGTCTGGGCTGGTATGTACGCTGCTTGGCACTCTGGCAAGcccgccgagaagaaggccgaggtTCCTCTCTGGCAGATTGGTATTGTCGCTGCCACCATTTGCATCGGTTTCATCACCTACGGTTACAACATCATGAAGG TTATGGGTAACAAGATCACCTACCACTCTCCCAGCCGTGGCTCCTCCATGGAGATGGGTGCTGCCATCACTGTCCTGGTCTTCTCTCAGTACAAGCTCCCCGTCTCCACCTCCATGTGTATCACCGGTGCCACCGTCGGCGTCGGTCTCTGCAACGGCAGCCTCAAGGCCGTCAACTGGAAGCGAGttttcctcctcgtcttctcctGGATCATGACCATCCCCATCGCCGGTCTCATCGGTGGATGTCTCATGGGTCTTGCCCTCAACGCCCCTCACTTCTAA
- a CDS encoding hypothetical protein (EggNog:ENOG41~MEROPS:MER0031617) translates to MFDNFEPFAIKTTSNPDITINGLKSGDSSSKPALLLIHGFPQTLHIWHRVAPRVLGKYNVVLIDIRGYGKSSKPDDVASYAKSAMARDCIDVMDALGHTGSFFVCAHDRGARVAHKLAVDYPNRIRKFILLDICPTLAMYTKTDFDFAKAYFHWFFLIQKEPLPETLITAKPRELAEMFMGGRQGDGLSIFEPECFEIYAKNLEDPATVHAMCNDYRASATVDLEEAREDLKQGRKIQSPLLVLWGKHGVIEKCFDAVKEWKDVADPGVLVEGRSVESGHYVPEQAPDVVVSAILEFLN, encoded by the coding sequence ATGTTTGACAACTTTGAACCTTTCGCAATCAAGACAACGTCCAACCCtgacatcaccatcaacggtTTGAAAAGCGGCGACTCCTCCTCTAAGCCCGCTCTTCTGCTCATCCATGGCTTTCCTCAAACACTCCACATCTGGCATCGTGTCGCGCCCCGGGTTCTCGGCAAGTACAACGTTGTGCTGATCGACATCCGAGGCTATGGAAAGTCCTCCAAGCCTGACGATGTAGCTTCGTATGCAAAGAGCGCCATGGCAAGAGATTGCATCGATGTCATGGATGCTCTAGGCCATACTGGGTCTTTCTTCGTCTGCGCTCATGATCGCGGTGCCAGAGTCGCGCATAAACTCGCCGTCGATTACCCCAATCGCATCCGCAAGTTCATACTACTCGACATCTGTCCTACACTGGCGATGTACACCAAGACGGATTTCGACTTTGCCAAAGCATACTTCCACtggttcttcctcatccagaaAGAACCTCTCCCCGAGACACTCATCACTGCGAAGCCTAGAGAGTTAGCGGAGATGTTCATGGGCGGCCGTCAAGGCGATGGGTTATCCATCTTTGAGCCAGAGTGTTTCGAGATCTATGCCAAGAATTTGGAAGATCCTGCGACGGTTCATGCCATGTGCAATGATTATCGCGCGAGTGCGACGGTAGATCTGGAGGAGGCGCGTGAGGATCTGAAGCAAGGTCGGAAGATTCAAAGCCCTTTGCTTGTGTTATGGGGAAAGCATGGGGTGATTGAGAAGTGCTTTGATGCTGTGAAAGAGTGGAAGGATGTTGCTGATCCTGGTGTACTGGTCGAAGGTCGAAGTGTTGAGTCGGGCCATTATGTTCCTGAGCAGGCGCCTGATGTTGTAGTCTCCGCGATTCTAGAGTTCCTCAATTGA
- a CDS encoding hypothetical protein (EggNog:ENOG41) has product MSTESKLWQPLKLGNTTLSHRIALAPLTRLRNDDDHLPLPLMIKYYADRASTPGTLIISEATGVSKTGEAIPNLPGITSPEQIEGWRKIYDAVHAKGSYMFQQLWDLGRAGDPDYLKKRGYKYSSSSEVQMEGKNVKPEALTEEEIWQKIGEFRQAARNVVDAGGDGVEIHGAHGYLIDQFISESVNKRTDKWGGSVENRARFLLEVIKATVEEIGAERTALRLSPFATYQAAYTSNTWDQFGYIFSELKKAGYKLAYVSLVEPRGNPATILATRKDLASDKVSPFGERKQSLEFLLEMWDNQSPVIVGGGYIPDNVYDAVDGSYKKWDVVVAFGRWFISNPDLVYRLKYGVPLTPYQRDTFYARKTDKGYNDYTFSQRYLEATKA; this is encoded by the exons ATGTCAACAGAATCAAAACTCTGGCAGCCCCTCAAGCTAGGCAACACCACCCTCTCCCATCGCATCGCCCTCGCCCCTCTAACCCGCTTACGGAACGACGACGACCATCTCCCCCTACCCCTCATGATAAAATACTACGCCGACCGCGCCTCAACCCCCGGaaccctcatcatcagcgaAGCAACCGGTGTTTCCAAAACAGGCGAAGCAATCCCCAACCTCCCAGGCATCACCTCCCCAGAGCAAATCGAGGGCTGGAGAAAGATCTACGATGCCGTGCATGCCAAGGGGAGTTATATGTTTCAGCAGCTTTGGGATCTGGGAAGGGCGGGTGACCCGGATtatctgaagaagagagggtaCAAGTATTCGTCGAGCAGTGAGGTTCAGATGGAGGGGAAGAATGTGAAGCCTGAGGCGCtgacggaggaggagatttGGCAGAAGATTGGGGAGTTTAGACAGGCTGCGAggaatgttgttgatgctggtggtgatggcgtTGAGATTCACGGTGCTCATGG ATATCTTATCGATCAGTTCATTAGCGAAAGTGTCAACAAAAGAACCGACAAATGGGGAGGTTCCGTTGAGAACCGCGCGCGCTTCCTCCTCGAAGTCATAAAAGCCACCGTCGAAGAAATCGGCGCTGAGCGAACCGCCCTCCGTCTAAGCCCCTTTGCAACATACCAGGCCGCTTACACCTCCAATACTTGGGATCAATTCGGCTACATCTTCAgcgagctcaagaaggctggCTACAAGCTCGCTTATGTCTCACTCGTCGAGCCCAGAGGAAACCCCGCTACTATCCTCGCTACACGTAAGGATCTTGCTTCAGATAAGGTCAGTCCCTTTGGGGAAAGGAAGCAGAGCCTCGAATTTCTTCTCGAGATGTGGGATAATCAGTCCCCTGTTATTGTTGGAGGTGGATATATTCCCGACAACGTGTATGATGCTGTTGACGGGAGTTACAAGAAGTGGGATGTTGTGGTGGCGTTCGGGCGATGGTTTATCTCCAACCCTGACTTGGTCTACCGACTTAAGTATGGGGTTCCTTTGACGCCTTATCAGAGGGATACATTCTATGCCCGCAAGACTGACAAGGGCTATAATGACTATACTTTCAGTCAGAGATATCTGGAGGCTACCAAGGCATAG